In Carya illinoinensis cultivar Pawnee chromosome 6, C.illinoinensisPawnee_v1, whole genome shotgun sequence, a single genomic region encodes these proteins:
- the LOC122313838 gene encoding ATPase family AAA domain-containing protein 3: protein MAKSFALGLISALAASSSTSLSSQSNLAYADGSFKLSPFSSSSSSPTPPPGQSHPFNPPESEANTESSSPPRIRNDNPRTTSAGFDPEALERGAKALKEITGSSHAKKVFEVIKKKEETRQTEMESKVAEFKALQAQAETERQRVIYDEQKKLAQHQAQTKSQMARYEDELARKRMQAENEYQRARNQELVKLQEESSIRQEQARRATEEQIQAQRRQTEREKAEMERETIGVRAMAEAEGRAHEAKLAEEVNRRILVDRANAEREKWVAAINTTFEHIGGGLRAILTDQNKLVVFVGGVTALAAGVYTTREGAKVIWSYVDRILGQPSLIRESSRGKYPWSGLFSRAMSTVSRGGEKGSSLNNGNAFGDVILHSSLQKRIEQLAGATANTKSHQAPFRNMLFYGPPGTGKTMAARELARKSGLDYALMTGGDVAPLGPQAVTKIHQLFDWAKKSRKGLLLFIDEADAFLCERNKTYMSEAQRSALNALLFRTGDQSKDIVLALATNRPGDLDSAVADRIDEALEFPLPGEQERYKLLKLYLDKYIAHAGPKKSSWIQNLFKREQQKIEIKGLTHDILREAAAKTEGFSGREIAKLMASVQAAVYGSENCVLDPSLFREVVDYKVAEHQQRSKLAADKGSA, encoded by the exons ATGGCTAAATCATTTGCGCTGGGGCTCATATCAGCCCTGGCAgcctcgtcttcaacctccttATCGTCCCAATCCAACTTGGCTTATGCTGATGGGTCTTTCAAACTTTCcccattctcttcttcttcttcttcgcctACTCCTCCTCCTGGGCAATCTCATCCTTTCAATCCGCCAGAATCTGAGGCTAATACCGAGTCTTCTTCTCCGCCGAGGATTCGGAATGATAATCCGAGGACCACATCGGCGGGGTTCGACCCGGAGGCGCTGGAGCGGGGGGCCAAGGCGTTAAAGGAGATCACCGGTTCCTCTCATGCCAAGAAG GTGTTTGAAGTtatcaagaagaaagaagagacaAGGCAAACGGAGATGGAATCAAAGGTTGCAGAGTTCAAGGCATTGCAAGCTCAAGCTGAAACt GAGAGGCAGAGGGTAATATATGATGAACAGAAGAAGCTAGCTCAGCATCAAGCACAAACAAAATCCCAAATGGCTCGATATGAGGATGAATTGGCAAGGAAGAGGATGCAG GCAGAAAATGAGTACCAGAGAGCGAGGAATCAAGAGCTTGTAAAGCTACAAGAAGAATCATCAATTAGGCAGGAGCAAGCTCGACGGGCAACAGAAGAGCAGATTCAAGCACAACGTCGGCAAACAGAGAGGGAGAAGGCTGAGATGGAACGTGAAACCATCGGAGTGAGAGCTATGGCAGAAGCAGAAGGGAGAGCCCATGAAGCAAAGTTAGCTGAAGAGGTTAACAGACGAATTCTTGTGGATCGTGCaaatgcagagagagagaaatgggtAGCTGCGATAAATACTACTTTTGAACATATTGGAG GTGGCTTGAGAGCCATTCTAACCGATCAAAATAAGTTGGTTGTATTTGTTGGGGGAGTGACAGCTCTAGCTGCAGGAGTTTACACCACAAG GGAAGGTGCAAAGGTGATATGGAGCTATGTTGATAGAATATTAGGACAACCATCACTGATTAGAGAGTCCTCCAGAGGGAAATATCCATGGTCGGGCTTGTTTTCTCGTGCCATGAGCACGGTTTCTCGTGGTGGTGAGAAGGGATCTTCATTGAATAATGGGAATGCGTTTGGTGATGTAATTTTACATTCTTCTCTTCAAAAAAGGATTGAACAGCTGGCTGGTGCAACTGCCAATACGAAATCCCATCAGGCACCATTCCGAAACATGCTCTTCTATGGTCCTCCAGGAACGGGAAAAACAATGGCTGCTAGAGAGCTGGCTCGTAAATCT GGATTGGATTATGCATTGATGACTGGAGGAGATGTTGCTCCATTGGGACCTCAGGCTGTCACCAAGATACACCAGTtgtttgattgggccaagaagtCACGGAAAGGTTTATTGCTTTTCATTGATGAAGCTGATGCATTTCTGTGCGA GCGGAACAAAACCTACATGAGTGAAGCTCAAAGAAGTGCACTCAATGCCCTCCTTTTCCGCACGGGTGACCAGTCGAAGGACATAGTACTTGCTCTCGCTACAAATCGCCCTGGTGATCTTGATTCAGCTGTGGCAGACCGTATTGATGAAGCTTTGGAATTTCCATTGCCTGGGGAACAGGAACGCTACAAGCTTCTAAAACTGTACCTGGATAAGTATATAGCTCATGCTGGACCAAAGAAATCTAGTTGGATCCAAAATTTGTTCAAAAGGGAACAGCAGAAGATAGAGATTAAGGGTTTAACTCATGATATATTAAGGGAAGCGGCAGCTAAAACTGAGGGATTCTCTGGAAGAGAAATAGCGAAATTGATGGCGAGTGTTCAAGCAGCTGTTTATGGAAGTGAGAATTGTGTGCTTGATCCAAGCCTGTTCCGAGAGGTGGTAGATTATAAAGTCGCAGAGCATCAACAGAGAAGCAAATTGGCAGCTGATAAAGGTAGTGCATGA
- the LOC122313839 gene encoding NADH dehydrogenase [ubiquinone] iron-sulfur protein 6, mitochondrial, protein MASSLFKTLIRSSNSPSAARNLCIVSAQVSNHTAKWMQDVSKKSPMELINEVPPIKVEGRIVACEGDSNPALGHPIEFICLDLHEPAVCKYCGLRYVQKHHH, encoded by the exons ATGGCGTCGAGTTTGTTCAAAACCCTAATCAGATCGTCCAATTCTCCATCGGCGGCCAGAAACCTCTGCATCGTGAGTGCCCAAGTCAGCAACCACACCGCCAAATGGATGCAG gaTGTAAGTAAGAAGTCCCCAATGGAGTTGATCAATGAAGTTCCACCTATTAAGGTTGAGGGCAGGATTGTTGCTTGTGAAGGAG ATAGCAATCCTGCACTTGGGCATCCAATTGAGTTCATATGCCTTGACCTGCATGAGCCGGCTGTCTGCAAATATTGTGGCCTTCGCTATGTTCAGAAGCACCACCATTAG